Proteins encoded in a region of the Rutidosis leptorrhynchoides isolate AG116_Rl617_1_P2 chromosome 9, CSIRO_AGI_Rlap_v1, whole genome shotgun sequence genome:
- the LOC139867437 gene encoding small ribosomal subunit protein uS14z/uS14y/uS14x codes for MGHSNVWNSHPKTYGPGSRTCRVCGNSHGLIRKYGLMCCRQCFHSNAKEIGFIKYR; via the exons ATGGGTCACTCCAACGTCTGGAACTCGCATCCTAAAACTTACGGACCTGGTTCTCGGACCTG CCGTGTATGTGGTAACTCTCACGGGTTGATCCGAAAGTACGGGCTTATGTGCTGCAGGCAATGCTTCCACAGCAATGCAAAGGAGATTGGGTTCATCAAG TATCGTTGA